A stretch of Leptospira perdikensis DNA encodes these proteins:
- a CDS encoding caspase family protein, with product MKSKILIFLFLIAPTLLLSDSTSKRFGFVVGVSEYKELTLGDLKTAKSDALGMTKILFSYGSYNRIQTLVQEGSVNSTPTKYNILSNFEALLEETKPDDLFVFYFSGHGVVDYNDKVYLLPEDANPLKPFESGIAVEQLLEMTRKYKLKRVVFFIDACRNPEDGKGEEGRKYLEGTSFRDSEIVSIFYSTKVGYSSFEDPKSGYGVFTKFLIYGLEGRADSNFNGEVSYSELSNYVISSLKEWSKANQKLQKPYTKEYAEKSEDTILTYAVNPETSLADAPLFNPYNPTYAFRSFLFPGWGQYARGQEEKGKLYMSIFALGVLYAGYQYNTYRHDKASYESAVGIPPNPRIAETVALNYYLIEPHRQKMEASRTNLSQALTVLLILWSANVFDFYLLGPNPKEKSGVWLEFDWENQGYMGMDRIGKLGYAMQF from the coding sequence ATGAAATCAAAAATTCTAATATTCTTATTTTTGATTGCACCGACTTTATTACTTTCAGATTCGACCTCCAAGAGGTTTGGGTTTGTAGTTGGAGTCAGTGAATATAAAGAATTGACGCTTGGTGATTTAAAAACAGCAAAAAGTGATGCCTTGGGTATGACTAAGATTTTGTTTAGTTATGGCTCTTACAATCGGATCCAAACCCTGGTGCAGGAAGGTTCTGTTAATTCGACACCTACAAAATATAATATATTATCTAATTTTGAGGCATTATTAGAAGAAACAAAACCCGATGACTTGTTTGTTTTTTATTTTTCAGGTCATGGTGTGGTTGATTATAACGACAAGGTTTATCTCCTTCCAGAAGATGCAAATCCCTTAAAACCATTTGAATCCGGAATCGCCGTCGAACAACTTCTGGAGATGACAAGAAAATACAAACTGAAACGTGTTGTGTTCTTTATTGATGCTTGTCGAAACCCAGAAGATGGAAAAGGGGAAGAAGGCCGTAAGTATTTGGAAGGGACTTCTTTTCGCGATTCTGAAATCGTTTCCATATTTTATTCCACCAAAGTTGGGTATTCTAGTTTTGAAGATCCAAAATCAGGATATGGCGTCTTCACTAAGTTTCTGATTTATGGATTAGAAGGCAGAGCTGATTCTAATTTTAATGGAGAGGTGTCTTACTCTGAATTGTCCAATTATGTGATTTCTTCTTTGAAAGAGTGGTCTAAAGCCAACCAGAAATTACAGAAACCATACACCAAAGAATATGCGGAGAAATCCGAGGATACCATTCTAACATACGCAGTCAATCCAGAGACCTCACTTGCGGATGCTCCTTTGTTCAATCCTTACAATCCAACCTACGCCTTCCGATCGTTTCTTTTTCCTGGCTGGGGACAGTATGCACGTGGTCAGGAAGAAAAAGGCAAGTTGTATATGTCGATCTTTGCATTGGGAGTTTTGTATGCAGGATATCAGTACAATACCTATAGGCACGATAAAGCTAGCTATGAATCGGCGGTAGGAATCCCACCAAACCCGCGCATTGCTGAGACTGTAGCTCTCAATTATTATTTGATAGAACCCCATCGCCAAAAGATGGAGGCTTCTCGAACAAACCTTTCCCAGGCTCTTACGGTACTTCTCATACTTTGGTCGGCAAATGTGTTTGATTTTTATCTCTTGGGACCTAATCCTAAAGAAAAGTCGGGTGTTTGGCTCGAATTTGATTGGGAAAACCAAGGTTATATGGGAATGGACAGGATAGGGAAGTTAGGATATGCGATGCAGTTTTAA
- a CDS encoding kelch repeat-containing protein: MRCSFNLFITLLLIQCTVQDQSKNAFDPTTLTGGSVAVLSTMVFPNQIQISSRYQPNDYPSFVKTEILDLDLSEPVASHFTKTNFHVSENYKDDLVLRDVFPLSESKIRVLFSVSSRSEWRDPISLFIQRPNSLGFDSFSGKQFEFKFPYPRYIGSISEAKGQITSASLLDGRILLVGGVSIAGNTLSTVEIFNPETGLSTLLPPLSQSLVGMAICTNPNGIVYVSGGKTVAGAITANSQITDRIYQINGSDQTVVELPVVLQKRRYGHTMVCLANGNLLVSGGQFQVGNDPSAITNDHELISVENATSSILGPSANFPINTLFQYVEYDTNKQRLLFFGGKDRLDPYGLYSSVIHSLDINSQVLTTSSVGMPTSRSNVKSILVAGGDRLVLGGVIGGGVGSRSIESWNELDSVSKIHGYTTRFKNGSSIVPFSNSQVLYTGGVDTYYKSGILELYDHIEKKNFIVDTMMNARSEHTAVQTGRGIVIFGDSALNDRRVELYGKE; encoded by the coding sequence ATGCGATGCAGTTTTAATCTATTCATAACTTTATTACTCATACAATGTACCGTACAAGACCAATCGAAAAATGCCTTTGATCCTACAACTTTGACTGGTGGTTCCGTTGCCGTTTTATCGACGATGGTTTTCCCAAATCAAATTCAAATTTCATCAAGATACCAGCCGAATGATTATCCATCCTTTGTAAAAACGGAAATATTAGACTTAGATCTAAGCGAACCCGTAGCATCCCATTTCACAAAAACTAATTTTCATGTGTCAGAAAATTACAAAGACGATTTGGTTCTTCGGGATGTATTTCCACTTTCCGAATCAAAAATTCGTGTTTTGTTTTCTGTATCTTCTCGTTCTGAATGGCGGGATCCAATTTCTTTATTCATTCAAAGACCAAACTCTTTGGGATTTGATTCTTTTTCTGGAAAACAGTTTGAATTCAAATTTCCTTACCCTCGTTATATTGGATCTATCTCAGAAGCAAAAGGCCAAATCACATCAGCATCTTTGTTAGACGGAAGAATATTACTTGTTGGTGGAGTTTCGATTGCGGGAAACACTTTGTCTACGGTCGAAATTTTTAATCCCGAAACCGGATTGTCTACCCTTCTTCCACCATTAAGTCAAAGTTTGGTGGGGATGGCTATCTGCACTAACCCAAATGGAATTGTTTATGTATCGGGTGGTAAAACAGTTGCTGGCGCGATCACGGCCAATTCTCAAATCACAGACAGAATTTACCAAATTAATGGATCCGACCAGACAGTGGTGGAACTTCCAGTTGTGCTGCAGAAGAGAAGGTATGGTCATACTATGGTCTGTCTTGCGAATGGGAACCTACTGGTTTCTGGAGGACAATTCCAGGTAGGGAATGATCCGTCTGCTATCACTAATGACCACGAACTCATATCCGTAGAAAATGCAACTTCATCCATTTTGGGTCCAAGTGCAAACTTCCCTATCAATACTTTGTTTCAATACGTAGAGTATGATACGAATAAACAAAGGTTATTGTTTTTTGGAGGTAAGGATCGTCTCGATCCGTATGGTCTATATTCCAGTGTGATTCATAGTTTGGATATTAACTCCCAGGTTTTAACTACTTCGTCTGTTGGTATGCCTACTTCAAGATCCAATGTTAAAAGCATTTTGGTCGCAGGGGGAGATCGATTGGTTTTAGGTGGTGTCATAGGTGGCGGCGTAGGCTCTCGGAGTATAGAGTCGTGGAATGAACTGGATTCTGTATCCAAAATACATGGTTACACAACTAGATTCAAAAATGGCAGTTCTATTGTTCCTTTTTCTAATTCACAAGTGCTTTATACTGGCGGGGTTGATACGTATTACAAATCAGGAATTTTGGAATTATACGATCATATCGAGAAGAAAAATTTTATAGTCGATACAATGATGAATGCGCGGTCGGAACACACTGCTGTTCAAACTGGCCGTGGTATAGTAATATTTGGGGATTCAGCATTAAATGATAGAAGGGTAGAGTTGTATGGAAAAGAATAA